Proteins encoded in a region of the Isosphaeraceae bacterium EP7 genome:
- a CDS encoding DUF1559 domain-containing protein, translating to MRVNHELKGRTGPSRRLVGFTLIELLVVISIIAVLIALLLPAVQSAREAARRMQCVNNLKQLGIAMHNYESSTLSFPWGHGGYNNNDWGAFALLLANFEQSPIYNAINFSDTGRATAKPSNENATVQYARLGVLVCPSDLDRLTTGFGPVNYAASFGATPAGFGLPSPNGLFGHVGWTNIGPGYGPDEPIVRIADVTDGLSNTAAFSERVKGIGTSNSSQLDTLIPSATATAVLTSTYPGNNAVDSNNKALLDPSLANGPALYQNLCLTTGNPSKVLGGLPAGGPSPPWGPSGPVGGYWWLAIMPYGTAYNHVMTPNTWSCTNGTGGRLLGGAWTAGSRHPGGVNVSFGDGHVQFVKQTIGLQVWWAIGSKAGGEVVSSDSF from the coding sequence ATGCGCGTTAATCACGAATTGAAGGGCCGGACCGGCCCGTCCCGCCGGCTCGTCGGCTTCACGCTGATCGAGCTGCTGGTGGTCATCTCGATCATCGCCGTCCTGATCGCGCTTCTGCTGCCGGCGGTGCAATCGGCCCGCGAGGCGGCCAGGCGGATGCAATGCGTCAACAATCTCAAGCAGCTTGGGATTGCGATGCATAATTACGAGTCGTCCACCTTGTCGTTTCCCTGGGGGCACGGCGGTTACAACAATAACGACTGGGGCGCCTTCGCGTTATTGCTCGCGAATTTCGAGCAATCGCCCATCTATAACGCGATCAATTTCTCGGACACCGGCCGCGCGACCGCGAAGCCGAGCAACGAGAACGCGACGGTCCAGTATGCGCGGCTGGGCGTCCTGGTCTGCCCGAGCGACCTCGACCGGCTGACCACGGGCTTCGGGCCGGTGAACTACGCGGCCAGCTTCGGGGCGACGCCCGCGGGGTTCGGCCTGCCGTCGCCCAACGGCCTGTTCGGCCACGTCGGCTGGACCAATATCGGCCCCGGCTACGGCCCCGACGAGCCCATCGTGCGGATCGCCGACGTCACCGACGGCCTGAGCAACACGGCGGCGTTCAGCGAGCGGGTCAAGGGGATCGGCACCTCGAACAGCTCCCAGCTGGACACCCTGATCCCGAGTGCCACGGCCACCGCCGTCCTGACCTCGACGTATCCCGGCAACAATGCCGTCGACTCGAACAACAAGGCCCTGCTCGACCCCTCGCTGGCGAACGGCCCGGCCCTGTATCAGAACCTCTGCCTGACGACGGGCAATCCGAGCAAGGTGCTAGGCGGGCTGCCCGCGGGCGGGCCGAGCCCTCCCTGGGGCCCGTCGGGGCCGGTCGGCGGCTACTGGTGGCTGGCCATCATGCCGTACGGAACGGCCTACAATCACGTCATGACCCCGAACACCTGGTCCTGCACCAACGGGACCGGAGGCCGGCTCCTCGGCGGTGCCTGGACGGCGGGCAGCCGGCATCCGGGCGGTGTGAACGTCAGCTTCGGCGACGGCCACGTCCAGTTCGTCAAGCAGACGATCGGCCTGCAGGTCTGGTGGGCGATCGGCTCCAAGGCTGGCGGCGAGGTCGTCTCGTCCGACTCGTTCTGA
- a CDS encoding DUF1559 domain-containing protein produces MRRQKPRGFTLIELLVVISIIAILIALLLPAVQSAREAARRAQCTNNLKQIALAFHNYHDVNGCFPFALIGPTKFSAFTGVLPYMEQTPLFATYNTGMAASAVDNTTSSSTMVGSFLCPTMIVPYTKPDFAVSDFLAPTSYVTSNGNAYANLYSGRHLYGLPTGVIIGATTTNSGDTAAPLTTMTSPQISIGSITDGSSNTLFLGEQDYGLKNDFFSATNKRAGQLRGGQGVWAHGYPRGLNFSTWGTFNRHTVTADVTSEDNGIYSFRSQHPGGGNFAFADGTVRYLKDTVTKAVYRGLSTRASGEVISADSY; encoded by the coding sequence ATGCGACGTCAGAAGCCCCGCGGATTCACCCTGATCGAGCTGCTCGTGGTGATCTCGATCATCGCCATCCTGATCGCGTTGCTGCTCCCCGCTGTCCAGAGCGCACGCGAGGCCGCCAGGCGGGCGCAGTGCACCAATAATTTGAAGCAGATCGCCCTGGCGTTCCACAATTACCACGACGTCAACGGCTGCTTCCCGTTCGCGCTCATCGGCCCGACCAAGTTCTCGGCCTTCACCGGCGTGCTCCCGTACATGGAGCAGACGCCCCTGTTCGCCACCTATAACACGGGGATGGCGGCCAGCGCGGTCGACAACACGACCAGCTCGAGCACCATGGTCGGCTCGTTCCTCTGCCCGACGATGATCGTCCCCTACACCAAGCCCGACTTCGCGGTGAGCGACTTCCTGGCCCCGACCAGCTACGTCACGTCCAACGGCAATGCCTACGCCAACCTCTACAGCGGCAGGCACCTCTACGGCCTGCCCACCGGCGTGATCATCGGCGCCACCACGACCAACAGCGGTGACACCGCGGCCCCGCTGACGACCATGACCTCGCCGCAGATCAGCATCGGGTCGATCACCGACGGGTCGTCCAACACCCTGTTCCTCGGCGAGCAAGACTACGGCTTGAAGAACGACTTCTTCAGCGCGACCAACAAGCGAGCGGGGCAGCTCCGCGGCGGCCAGGGCGTCTGGGCCCACGGCTATCCGCGCGGCCTGAACTTCTCCACCTGGGGGACGTTCAACCGCCACACCGTCACGGCCGACGTCACCAGCGAAGACAACGGGATCTACTCGTTCCGCAGCCAGCACCCGGGCGGCGGCAACTTCGCCTTCGCCGACGGCACCGTCCGCTACCTGAAAGACACCGTCACCAAGGCGGTCTACCGCGGCCTCTCGACCCGCGCCAGCGGCGAGGTCATCTCGGCCGACAGCTATTGA
- a CDS encoding DUF308 domain-containing protein, translating into MTPSNQENLGEQGDSSGRTDEAVGGGPAQPSMKVSSATSRWVAGAPGLALLLLGVATFAYPGLAVQTLVLAFGVGATAYGLTEVLSAIVGDRKPLTSETLIVLGLGVLTLVRPGLTELALLYIIAGWVVSVGLFELSTATSTSREVPGHWMPALGGAITGGLGLYLVHVPHIGLLALAWLIGGYAFSSGIILISRAIRRLPLIDRGGF; encoded by the coding sequence ATGACTCCGTCAAACCAAGAAAATCTCGGCGAACAGGGTGACTCCTCGGGGCGGACCGACGAAGCTGTCGGTGGCGGCCCGGCCCAGCCCAGCATGAAAGTTTCCTCGGCGACCAGCCGTTGGGTCGCGGGTGCCCCCGGCCTGGCCCTGCTCCTGCTGGGGGTGGCGACCTTTGCCTACCCGGGCCTCGCAGTCCAGACCTTGGTCCTGGCCTTCGGCGTCGGCGCCACCGCCTACGGACTGACCGAGGTCCTCTCCGCGATCGTCGGCGACCGCAAGCCCCTCACGTCCGAGACGCTCATCGTCCTGGGCCTCGGCGTGCTCACCCTCGTGCGCCCCGGCCTTACTGAGCTGGCGCTGCTCTACATCATCGCTGGCTGGGTCGTCTCCGTCGGGCTCTTCGAACTGTCCACCGCCACCAGCACGAGCCGGGAAGTCCCGGGTCACTGGATGCCCGCCCTCGGCGGGGCCATCACCGGAGGGCTTGGCCTCTACCTGGTGCACGTCCCCCACATTGGCCTGCTTGCCCTGGCCTGGCTGATCGGCGGCTATGCGTTCTCCTCGGGAATCATCCTGATCTCGCGGGCGATCCGCCGCCTACCCCTGATCGACCGCGGCGGCTTCTAA
- a CDS encoding VOC family protein: MSEQSPRSSLISCLRYRDAPAAIDWLDRAFGLQAQLVIRNDDGTIAHAQLTSGGGMIMLGSCGDTEYGRLMKRPEQVGGFVTQSVCMIVDDADAVYASAKKAGAEIVIEIKDEDFGGRSFTCRDPEGQVWTIGTYNPWV; this comes from the coding sequence ATGTCGGAGCAATCGCCCAGGTCGAGCCTGATCTCATGCCTGCGCTACCGCGACGCTCCCGCTGCGATCGACTGGCTGGACCGCGCCTTCGGCCTGCAAGCCCAGCTCGTCATCCGCAACGATGACGGGACGATCGCCCACGCCCAGCTGACCTCCGGTGGAGGGATGATCATGCTCGGGTCGTGCGGCGACACCGAATACGGCCGCTTGATGAAGCGGCCCGAGCAGGTCGGCGGCTTCGTGACCCAGAGCGTCTGCATGATCGTCGACGACGCCGACGCGGTTTACGCAAGCGCCAAGAAGGCGGGGGCTGAGATCGTCATCGAGATCAAGGACGAAGACTTTGGCGGCCGAAGCTTCACCTGCCGCGATCCCGAGGGGCAGGTCTGGACCATCGGCACCTACAACCCCTGGGTCTGA
- the lpxB gene encoding lipid-A-disaccharide synthase, with amino-acid sequence MKLFISAGEPSGDLHAANLIRELKRLRPDVEIVGFGGPHMEREGARLLFPLVDLAVMWFLRVLLNLHKFIGLANQAERYFRDERPDAVILIDYPGFHWALAKRAKRHGVPVFYYVPPQIWAWAGWRVKKVRKYVDHLLCSLPFEPQWYRDRGVEGAIFVGHPYFDELDGRELDEAFLAERRAIPGRKVAILPGSRTQEVLRNMPVFLEAASKLAREKFELNFEVCALHEAHRQLILNQIAQSGLTLPIVVHAGRTPELIRMAEVAWAVSGSVGLELMVEALPSVVLYKVNRIDLIIARPFIKSRFISLVNLMADREVMPEYLTADDVSGELAGWASRWLGDPAARQLASQTLADLRADVAKPGASARAATRIVEVLSSLSRTKPEGFHPIGNRPHPSRDLHATGR; translated from the coding sequence ATGAAGTTATTCATCTCCGCAGGCGAGCCGAGCGGCGACCTGCACGCGGCGAACCTGATTCGCGAGCTGAAGCGTCTGCGGCCCGACGTCGAGATCGTCGGGTTCGGCGGCCCGCACATGGAGCGGGAAGGGGCCAGGCTGCTCTTCCCCCTGGTCGACCTGGCCGTGATGTGGTTCTTGCGAGTCCTGCTCAATCTCCACAAGTTCATCGGCCTGGCCAATCAGGCCGAGCGCTACTTCCGGGATGAGCGGCCCGATGCTGTGATCCTGATCGACTATCCGGGGTTCCACTGGGCCCTGGCCAAGCGGGCCAAGCGGCACGGCGTGCCGGTGTTCTACTACGTCCCCCCCCAAATCTGGGCCTGGGCGGGCTGGCGTGTGAAGAAAGTGCGCAAATACGTCGATCACTTGCTATGCAGCCTGCCGTTCGAGCCGCAGTGGTATCGCGATCGCGGGGTCGAGGGGGCCATCTTCGTGGGCCATCCCTATTTCGACGAGCTCGATGGCCGCGAGCTCGACGAGGCCTTCCTCGCCGAGCGGCGGGCGATCCCCGGCCGCAAGGTGGCGATCCTCCCCGGGTCGCGGACCCAGGAAGTCCTGCGCAACATGCCCGTCTTCCTGGAGGCGGCCTCGAAATTAGCTCGCGAGAAATTCGAGTTAAATTTCGAGGTTTGTGCTCTTCACGAGGCTCACCGCCAGCTTATACTTAATCAGATCGCCCAATCCGGGCTCACGCTCCCCATCGTCGTGCATGCGGGGCGGACGCCCGAATTAATTCGGATGGCGGAGGTTGCCTGGGCTGTCTCGGGCTCCGTGGGGCTCGAACTCATGGTCGAGGCCCTTCCCTCTGTCGTCCTTTACAAGGTGAACCGGATCGACCTGATCATCGCCCGGCCGTTCATCAAGAGTCGGTTCATCAGCCTGGTGAACCTGATGGCCGACCGGGAAGTGATGCCCGAGTATCTGACGGCCGACGACGTCTCCGGCGAACTCGCCGGCTGGGCGAGTCGGTGGCTGGGTGATCCCGCGGCGAGGCAGTTGGCGTCGCAGACGCTGGCCGACCTCCGGGCGGACGTCGCCAAGCCCGGAGCCTCGGCAAGGGCTGCCACCCGGATCGTCGAAGTTCTCTCCTCTCTCTCGCGGACCAAGCCCGAAGGATTCCACCCCATCGGCAACCGTCCGCACCCGTCGCGAGACCTTCACGCGACCGGCCGCTGA
- a CDS encoding glycine betaine ABC transporter substrate-binding protein produces the protein MIYLAAFLLVAQASPADHEVRVGSKVFTESVILGDLATQMIRAEGGKAVHRRELGGTQILFHALEADELDVYPEYTGTISGEILAGKVAAGDDSLRAALKARGIGMSRPLGFNNTYAIGMREDVAARLGIVKLSDLAGHPTLKFGFGNEFMERADGWPGLRDRYRLPQRDTRGLDHDLAYRALEAREIDATELYSTDAEIKAQKIRVLADDEGFFPPYQCVLLHRLDLERRSPEAFAALKRLEGTIDEGKMIAMNARAKFDRVPEERVAADFLASRFGINAEVASNSRMSRILSRLVEHMGLVSVSLTLAILAAIPLGIVAAKRPRIGAWILGATSVIQTIPSLALLVFMIPWLGIGAKPALVALFLYSLLPIVRSTATGLLEIPPSLRESAQALGLPAWARLRLVELPMATRGILSGIKTAAVINVGTATIGALIGAGGFGQPILTGIRRDDLGQILFEGAIPSAILALAVQTGFDLAERWLVPRGMKG, from the coding sequence GTGATCTATCTCGCGGCCTTCCTGCTCGTCGCCCAGGCGTCCCCCGCCGACCATGAGGTCCGCGTCGGATCGAAGGTCTTCACCGAGTCGGTGATCCTCGGCGACCTGGCGACCCAGATGATCCGCGCCGAGGGGGGCAAGGCCGTCCATCGTCGCGAACTGGGCGGCACCCAGATCCTCTTCCACGCCCTGGAGGCCGACGAGCTGGACGTCTATCCCGAGTACACGGGGACGATCTCGGGCGAGATCCTCGCCGGCAAGGTGGCCGCCGGCGACGACTCGCTGCGGGCCGCGCTGAAAGCCCGGGGGATCGGGATGAGCCGGCCGCTCGGATTCAATAACACCTACGCGATCGGCATGCGAGAGGACGTCGCCGCCAGGCTGGGCATCGTCAAACTTTCCGACCTGGCCGGCCATCCAACCTTGAAGTTCGGATTCGGCAATGAGTTCATGGAACGCGCCGACGGCTGGCCCGGCCTGCGCGACCGCTACCGACTTCCCCAGCGCGACACCCGAGGCCTGGACCACGACCTCGCCTATCGGGCCCTGGAGGCGCGCGAGATCGACGCCACCGAGCTTTATTCCACCGACGCCGAGATCAAGGCGCAGAAGATCCGGGTGCTCGCCGACGACGAGGGGTTCTTCCCCCCTTATCAATGTGTCCTGCTCCACCGGCTCGACCTGGAGCGGCGTTCCCCCGAGGCGTTCGCCGCCCTGAAACGACTCGAAGGGACGATCGACGAAGGCAAGATGATCGCGATGAACGCGAGGGCCAAGTTCGATCGGGTTCCCGAGGAGCGCGTCGCGGCCGACTTCCTGGCGAGCCGATTCGGCATCAATGCGGAAGTCGCCTCGAATTCGAGGATGTCGCGCATCCTGTCGAGGCTCGTCGAGCACATGGGATTGGTGAGCGTCTCCTTGACCCTGGCGATCCTGGCGGCGATCCCGCTCGGCATCGTCGCGGCCAAGCGACCGAGAATCGGGGCCTGGATCCTGGGCGCGACGAGCGTGATTCAGACGATCCCATCGCTGGCCCTGCTCGTGTTCATGATTCCATGGCTGGGCATCGGGGCCAAGCCGGCGCTCGTCGCCCTGTTCCTCTACAGCCTGCTGCCGATCGTGAGGAGCACCGCGACCGGACTGCTCGAGATCCCCCCGTCGCTCCGCGAGAGTGCGCAGGCCCTGGGGCTGCCCGCCTGGGCGCGATTGCGGCTCGTCGAGCTGCCGATGGCGACGCGCGGCATCCTCTCGGGGATCAAGACGGCCGCGGTCATCAACGTGGGGACCGCCACGATCGGCGCCCTGATCGGCGCGGGGGGCTTCGGCCAGCCGATCCTGACGGGCATCCGCCGCGACGACCTGGGCCAGATCCTCTTCGAGGGGGCCATCCCCTCGGCGATCCTGGCCCTGGCCGTGCAGACCGGGTTCGACCTCGCCGAGCGTTGGCTCGTCCCGCGCGGGATGAAGGGTTAG
- a CDS encoding ATP-binding cassette domain-containing protein: protein MIELRRISKSYNGKVVLPPLDLTFATGKTTVLIGPSGCGKSTILRTIIGLVVPDEGTVVIGGKLLTPETAEAVRRGLGYVIQDGGLFPHLTARGNAALLARHLGWDEPRIAARIDELAELTQFPRDGLDRHPGQLSGGQRQRVGLIRALMLDPDVVLLDEPLGALDPMVRAELQADLRGIFRSLNKTVVMVTHDLAEAGWFGDEIVLLRAGQVMQRGPLDALIESPADPFVTQFVRAQRGLVEIPRGADS from the coding sequence ATGATCGAGCTACGCCGCATCTCCAAGTCATACAACGGCAAGGTGGTCTTGCCCCCGCTCGACCTGACCTTCGCCACGGGCAAGACCACCGTCCTGATCGGCCCGAGCGGGTGCGGCAAATCGACGATCCTGCGGACGATCATCGGCCTGGTCGTGCCCGATGAGGGGACGGTCGTCATCGGCGGCAAGCTGCTGACGCCCGAGACCGCCGAAGCCGTCCGTCGTGGGCTTGGCTACGTGATCCAGGACGGAGGCCTCTTCCCCCACCTGACGGCGCGAGGCAACGCGGCGCTGCTGGCCCGCCACCTTGGCTGGGATGAGCCGAGGATCGCGGCGCGGATCGACGAGCTTGCCGAGCTGACCCAGTTCCCGCGCGACGGCCTCGACCGCCATCCCGGACAGCTTTCGGGCGGCCAGAGGCAGCGTGTCGGCCTGATCCGCGCCCTGATGCTCGACCCCGACGTCGTCCTGCTCGACGAGCCGCTCGGGGCGCTCGACCCGATGGTCCGGGCCGAGTTGCAGGCCGACCTCCGGGGCATCTTCCGATCCCTGAACAAGACCGTCGTGATGGTCACCCACGACCTGGCCGAGGCCGGCTGGTTCGGCGACGAGATCGTCCTGCTCCGCGCCGGCCAGGTCATGCAGCGCGGGCCGCTGGACGCCTTGATCGAGTCGCCCGCCGACCCGTTCGTCACCCAGTTCGTCCGGGCCCAGCGTGGGCTGGTCGAGATCCCCCGCGGAGCCGACTCGTGA
- a CDS encoding AhpC/TSA family protein encodes MSRRVLIACVAACVATAGLALGLREPKEQGSGKPFLEEPWTARTVSGTKIDLRSPDRGASVVIFNAPRDLASPRTAEALRQAHPANRVQVVDICVGDVPPQGLPPLLSVIDDRDAKLARRFGVGDLPEAFVLVGDGRLSYRGTLDGIDEALASALSGHAPAAISDQAIATHRPAPPIVTTPTFYGDVEPILRRSCRSCHQPGQSAPFSLITHAQAAKRAGDLADVAERRLMPPWKPDPAESPPLLHDRTLLADEIATLRAWADAGAPAGQALSRTPEPAAASINPSGWALGEPDLILEMPEEFAIPAEGGDVYRCFVMPTNEPTDRAITAIEVQPGNPRVVHHTFSYLDVRGLGRERDTSDPGPGYMCFSGFTGDRIFGALGGWTPGNEAHFYGEGIGLNLPKGADVVMQVHYHPSGKPETDRTRLGIHFARKPIRQSLQWISACADPETFELPPDESRILVEAELTIPMDVDLHAITPHMHLLGRMITASVNTPDGRTRPLIHIDDWDFNRQDTYYLREPMHLPEGSVIRVLARFDNSAGNARNPSSPPKGVRWGEATTDDMMILFLALTRSGQDLTQPGSKDDFMDEFFRRAASLPGTSAAKTTEAPPDKPAN; translated from the coding sequence ATGAGCCGACGCGTCCTGATCGCCTGCGTCGCCGCCTGCGTGGCCACCGCGGGCCTGGCCCTCGGATTGCGCGAGCCGAAGGAGCAAGGTTCGGGCAAGCCGTTCCTGGAAGAACCGTGGACGGCAAGGACCGTCTCGGGCACGAAGATCGACCTGCGCTCGCCCGACCGCGGCGCCTCCGTCGTCATCTTCAATGCTCCACGCGACCTGGCCTCGCCGCGCACCGCCGAGGCCCTGCGCCAGGCCCACCCTGCGAACCGCGTCCAGGTCGTCGACATCTGCGTGGGAGACGTCCCCCCTCAGGGGTTGCCCCCCTTGCTCTCGGTCATCGACGATCGAGACGCGAAGCTCGCGCGCCGGTTCGGGGTCGGGGACCTGCCCGAGGCGTTCGTCCTGGTCGGAGACGGCAGGCTCTCCTATCGTGGAACGCTCGACGGGATTGACGAGGCTCTCGCCTCGGCGCTCTCGGGGCATGCGCCGGCAGCCATTTCGGATCAGGCCATCGCAACCCATCGGCCGGCGCCACCCATCGTCACCACTCCCACGTTCTATGGCGACGTCGAGCCGATCCTGCGGCGGAGTTGCCGGTCTTGCCACCAGCCCGGCCAGTCGGCCCCCTTCTCGCTGATCACGCACGCCCAGGCGGCCAAGCGAGCCGGCGACCTGGCCGACGTCGCGGAACGTCGGCTGATGCCCCCCTGGAAGCCCGACCCGGCCGAGTCGCCCCCCCTGCTCCACGACCGGACCCTGCTCGCCGACGAGATCGCCACTCTCCGCGCCTGGGCCGACGCCGGCGCCCCCGCGGGTCAGGCCCTTTCCAGAACGCCTGAGCCGGCCGCCGCGAGCATCAACCCCTCGGGCTGGGCCCTGGGCGAGCCCGACCTGATCCTGGAGATGCCCGAGGAGTTCGCCATCCCGGCCGAGGGAGGCGACGTCTACCGCTGCTTCGTGATGCCGACGAACGAGCCGACCGACCGCGCGATCACCGCCATCGAGGTCCAGCCCGGCAACCCCAGGGTGGTCCATCACACATTCAGCTATCTGGACGTCAGAGGCCTGGGTCGGGAGCGTGACACGAGCGACCCTGGGCCCGGCTATATGTGCTTCTCCGGCTTCACCGGCGACCGGATCTTCGGCGCCCTGGGGGGCTGGACGCCGGGCAACGAGGCCCATTTCTACGGCGAAGGAATCGGCCTGAACCTGCCGAAAGGGGCCGACGTGGTGATGCAGGTGCACTATCACCCCAGCGGCAAGCCCGAGACCGACCGCACCCGGCTGGGCATTCACTTCGCACGCAAGCCCATCCGCCAGTCGCTGCAATGGATCTCCGCCTGCGCCGATCCCGAGACCTTCGAACTGCCCCCGGACGAGTCCAGGATCCTGGTCGAGGCCGAGCTGACGATCCCGATGGACGTCGACCTGCACGCGATCACGCCGCACATGCACCTGCTCGGCCGGATGATCACCGCCAGCGTGAACACCCCCGACGGCCGAACACGGCCGCTCATCCACATCGACGACTGGGATTTCAATCGCCAGGACACCTATTACCTGCGCGAGCCGATGCACCTGCCCGAAGGCTCGGTCATCCGCGTCCTGGCCCGGTTCGACAACTCGGCCGGGAACGCGCGCAACCCGTCCAGCCCGCCTAAAGGCGTGCGCTGGGGCGAGGCGACCACCGATGACATGATGATCCTCTTCCTGGCGCTCACCCGATCGGGCCAGGACCTGACCCAGCCGGGTTCCAAGGACGACTTCATGGACGAGTTCTTCCGCAGGGCTGCCAGCCTGCCCGGGACCTCGGCCGCGAAGACGACCGAAGCACCGCCCGACAAGCCCGCGAACTGA
- a CDS encoding oxidoreductase, with protein sequence MRFRRTLASATAALALLTAGCGNPTDPTIVYKKLTPEEFAKLPPEEQETPEVKENMGALWKDPNNPKTATNPKRRR encoded by the coding sequence ATGCGATTTCGACGCACCCTCGCTTCGGCCACCGCGGCCCTCGCACTTCTGACCGCCGGCTGCGGCAACCCCACCGACCCCACGATCGTCTACAAGAAGCTGACCCCCGAGGAGTTCGCCAAGCTCCCGCCCGAGGAGCAGGAAACGCCCGAGGTCAAGGAGAACATGGGCGCCCTCTGGAAAGACCCGAACAACCCGAAGACCGCCACGAACCCGAAGCGTCGGCGTTGA
- a CDS encoding thioredoxin domain-containing protein, protein MAQTHGEHPRNRLAGETSPYLLQHQSNPVDWYPWGQEAIDRARAEDKPIFLSVGYSACHWCHVMERESFEDPAIAALMNEHFINVKVDREERPDIDQIYMAAVQALTGHGGWPMSVFLTPDLVPFFGGTYYPPVDSRGMAGFPRVLLGVEKAWRERRAEIVDSAGEMLRRLETSGQVPPSDGELTLRLLDGAAWALAKQFDPANGGFGSAPKFPHPMDLRVLLRHYGRTGDSQSLSMVRLTLLKMAYGGIYDHLGGGFARYSTDDRWLVPHFEKMLYDNALLASVYLEAYQVTREPEFARVARETLDYVLGRMTDSEGGLYSTEDADSEGVEGKFYVWSLAEIRETLGADRAAIFAQAYDVSEAGNWEHSNILNLPRALSDLARVLNRDEPGLLADLAEDRAKLLALRETRIPPAKDTKILTSWNGLMIAPLAEAGAILGEPRYVDAARRAAAFLLDRMRQPDGRLLHSYKDGQARFNGYLDDYANLIDGLTHLYEATGEPRWIAAAVDLSGQMIAEFHDDEAGGFFYTGKNHEALITRQKDAYDNATPSGNAMAATGLLRLAALTGRADLEALGRSTLQSIHTILEKVPMAAGQSMVALDFLLAPSREFAVFAGADPDEFRSVLAAIAARFLPHKVVAPASPQATAPADLVPLLARRAAREGKTTTYICERFTCQAPITGLEPLKAALVPTRP, encoded by the coding sequence ATGGCCCAGACGCACGGCGAACACCCCCGCAACCGACTCGCGGGCGAGACCAGCCCCTACCTCCTCCAGCACCAGTCGAACCCCGTCGACTGGTACCCCTGGGGCCAGGAGGCCATCGACCGGGCCCGGGCCGAAGACAAGCCCATCTTCCTCTCCGTCGGCTATAGCGCCTGCCACTGGTGCCACGTCATGGAGCGGGAGTCCTTCGAAGACCCCGCCATCGCGGCGCTCATGAACGAGCACTTCATCAACGTGAAGGTCGACCGCGAGGAACGCCCCGACATTGACCAGATCTACATGGCCGCCGTCCAGGCCCTGACCGGACACGGCGGCTGGCCGATGTCCGTCTTCCTCACACCCGACCTCGTCCCCTTCTTCGGCGGCACGTATTATCCGCCCGTCGACTCGCGCGGCATGGCAGGGTTCCCCAGGGTCCTGCTCGGCGTCGAGAAGGCCTGGCGCGAGCGGCGGGCTGAGATCGTCGACAGCGCCGGCGAGATGCTCCGGCGATTGGAGACCTCGGGTCAGGTCCCTCCCTCCGACGGCGAACTCACCCTGCGCCTCCTCGACGGGGCGGCCTGGGCCTTGGCCAAGCAGTTCGATCCCGCCAACGGAGGCTTCGGCTCCGCCCCCAAGTTCCCGCACCCCATGGATTTGCGGGTCCTCCTGCGCCATTACGGCCGCACCGGCGATTCTCAGTCGCTCTCCATGGTCCGCCTGACCCTGCTCAAGATGGCCTATGGCGGGATCTATGACCACCTTGGCGGAGGCTTCGCGCGCTACTCCACCGACGACCGCTGGCTGGTCCCCCACTTCGAGAAGATGCTCTACGACAACGCCCTGTTGGCATCCGTCTACCTGGAAGCGTATCAGGTCACTCGCGAGCCCGAGTTCGCCCGCGTCGCCCGCGAGACCCTCGACTATGTCCTGGGCCGGATGACCGATTCCGAAGGGGGCCTCTACTCCACCGAGGACGCCGACAGCGAGGGCGTCGAGGGCAAGTTCTACGTCTGGTCCCTGGCCGAGATCCGCGAGACCCTGGGGGCCGACCGCGCCGCCATCTTCGCCCAGGCCTACGACGTCAGCGAGGCCGGGAACTGGGAACACAGCAATATCCTCAACCTCCCACGGGCATTGTCCGACCTCGCCCGTGTTCTCAACCGCGACGAGCCCGGCCTCCTCGCCGACCTGGCCGAGGACCGCGCCAAGCTTTTGGCCCTGCGCGAGACGCGCATCCCGCCGGCCAAGGACACCAAGATCCTGACCTCCTGGAACGGCCTGATGATCGCCCCGCTCGCCGAGGCGGGCGCGATCCTGGGCGAACCTCGCTATGTCGACGCCGCCCGCCGCGCCGCCGCCTTCCTGCTCGACCGGATGCGCCAGCCCGACGGCCGCCTGCTTCATAGCTACAAAGATGGCCAGGCCAGGTTCAACGGCTACCTCGATGACTACGCCAATCTCATCGACGGCCTGACCCATCTCTACGAGGCGACCGGCGAGCCCCGCTGGATCGCCGCGGCCGTCGACCTTTCCGGCCAGATGATCGCCGAGTTCCACGACGACGAGGCCGGCGGCTTCTTCTACACCGGCAAGAACCACGAGGCCCTGATCACCCGCCAGAAGGACGCCTACGACAACGCCACCCCCTCGGGCAACGCCATGGCCGCCACCGGCCTGCTTCGCCTGGCCGCCCTGACCGGCCGGGCCGACCTCGAAGCCCTGGGCCGGTCGACGCTCCAGTCGATCCACACCATCCTCGAGAAAGTTCCCATGGCCGCCGGCCAATCCATGGTCGCCCTCGACTTCCTCCTCGCCCCCTCGCGCGAATTCGCCGTCTTCGCCGGCGCCGACCCCGACGAATTCCGGTCGGTCCTGGCCGCCATCGCCGCCCGGTTCCTCCCCCACAAGGTGGTCGCCCCCGCCAGCCCCCAGGCCACCGCCCCCGCCGATCTGGTCCCGCTCCTCGCCCGCAGGGCCGCCCGCGAAGGTAAGACGACCACCTACATCTGCGAGCGCTTCACCTGTCAGGCCCCCATCACGGGTCTGGAGCCCCTGAAAGCCGCACTGGTTCCCACGCGTCCCTGA